The Cutaneotrichosporon cavernicola HIS019 DNA, chromosome: 5 DNA segment ACAATCACAACAATGACCGACGAGGAACATCCATCCGCCAGACCATTGAGGGCACGTAAGCGGCGCGCAATCCTGTCGTGTGCACGATGTAGGGACCACAAGCTCAAGTGTGACCGGGGTCAGCCGTGTTCTGCGTGTGTTGCATATGGCGAGGCGCAGTTATGCGTCTACGGGTGAGTCGCAGTGACGTCTGAGTTGACTGCAGAACACCAGCCCCCCGAGCGGCATCGCACGTCCCGACCCAAACGTTGGGCCGGAAACGCGCGCTGGCAGCCTGTCTCCGCTGTCGACGGCTCAAGCAGAGCTGCGACGCTGACCGGCCGTGTCGACGGTGCGTACgggccgccgaggagtgCGAGGACGACAACTACGATGAGCCGCGGTACTCGCCCGATTCGGCGTCACATTCACATTCGAGCGTTCCAGCCATGCCGGCCTTGTTGCACAGCGCACATGCGTCACGCGCAGCCTCGCCTGTCCCTGTTGCAGCTCTACAGAAACGCCTTCGTGTCGCTGACGGAATCACCATCTCGGGACAACCGCTGCGCACCTTTGTGCCTGCGCTGCATGACGACTTGGGGAacatcctcgccgtctTCCCGTCACAGGACGAGTGTCGTGCCCTACTGGCAAAGTTCCTCAACTTTGACCTCATGTTTCGTGTCGTGCACGTCCCGAGCTTTACGCGGCGTGCCGAGGCTCAGATTGCGCGCCTCCCCCACGCGGACACGGGAGATGCGCCTTTCCTCTCGTTGCTTACCGCGTGCTTCTGTACCGCGGTAACGGTATCTACTAGCCCTGACCGTGTTGCTGGCGAGCGACACATGATAGCGCTGCATGAGGGGTTGATATCGTTCTGCGAGAACCAAGGCGCATATACAATCGACTATGTCCAGGCACTCGTCGTCAATGCGTGCGCACGGctcggaggcggcgcagcatCCCCAGCTACTCTGTTTCTCGAACTCGGGCGCGCGTACCAGGCCGCCCTGCTTGTTGGCATGTACCAGGACCAGCCGGGGGAGACATTGTTCCAGCGCGAGATGCGTAGACGACTGTGGTACCAGATTCTCATCCAGCGACAGTGAGCAACCCCAAACCCCGATGTAGCACGCTGACTCAGTCTCATGGCGGACCGGCTGCACATCGACTcgcagctcgacgtcaacgtcgTCCCGCGGCCGATGATCATCTCGGACGAGGTCATGGATAACATGACAACTGGCGTGTCGAGTACACCCCACGTCCTTACCGAGTGGGGGTATGTTGATGCAcgggccgagctcgtcaatCTCATGCTGGACCGTAAGAAGGTCATGGCGAACGAGAGGGTGCCTCTCCCAGAACGGTgggaggccgccgaggaacTGATCGCCCAATACCTCGACCGGCTACCACCGCACTTCCGCACGGCGCACTCTCGCGGTCCAGGCATTCCAAACTGGGTTCATATGCAGGCGTGCGTGCTGGAGATTGGGGCGCACGACCTCAGCACCCAGCTGTATCACACGTACTTTTCTTCGCGCGACCCCACCAtcgtctccctcgccctcctcaaggccgtcaaggccggcCACCGACTCGTGgactcgacgcgcgcactCATGACCTTTATTCTGTTCGACTATGTCGATGCCCCGTCAGCCGGATTGTGGACATACACGATGCGCGCATTCACCGCCGGCCTCCTCATGGCGTACTACATCATGGTCGTCCCGACGTGTCCCGAGGGACCGAGCCACATTGCCGCGCTCGATGCCATGGTCGGTGTCCTGCGTTCAAGCGTGTCCATGGGCGGCTCGACTACCAGTAACTTGGAGGCACTCAAGACGTTGGAGATGTTACGCGCCAAGATCAGGGGGACGGCagcggacgacgacgtcgtcggcgtcacgGATCCGTATACGGGCGCAGCGGTTGCTTTGCCGTTCAGCATCCCGATCCAGAACGTGTTACCGGGAGACTGGCTCGAGTGGGACGCGTTATTCCGCGACTTGTTCGAGGGCGCCCCAGACGCCCACAACCAAGTCGAGTCGATGGTCGTGCAGTGCTTTGAAGAGCTGGGCTAGGTGTTGGTGCAGTGCTTTGAAGAGCTGGCTGGGTGTTGGTGCAGTGCTGCTTACCGATGCCGACTGGTTCTGCTTCCCCGAAGCATGGCCATGGCACGATGCTCGCTTCCCACCCGCGGCGACGCACACGAGCTGTGCGCGCTATTTTGGCGATGGGTGGGACCGAAATGCTCTGTGAGGAATGCGGAGGGGGATGCATCCCATTCCTGTGCCCTTATCGTATGAATGTAATGGCTTCAATTTGGGTGGGCCGAATGCTGATGGGTacggaggaggccgagtgCCAAGTGACGATGGGATTCTGGATACCGGATCCCGGGTGTCGAGGTGGTAAGGTGGGCACAGACGACAGGCGTAAGAGCGGCGAGTGCCGTTGGGAACGGTTGGAATGTCACATGATGGCATGACGCGCCTGATGATTAGACTCAGCGCTCGCTACCGGGCTGGGAATCAGTGCATGCTGACACCCGAGATGTGACTGTCGGCTCCCGCGACACTATATGTATCtcccatctctctctcttccatcgccatcgccatcgccatgtCGACCCTCCTATCCCAACCACTGCCTATCACCCTCACCCCCCTGATGGTGGGGTACGCGGCCGTGGCCATGCTGGTCCTCGGCCCCATCGCCCTCTACCTGTACCTGTACCCGTATACGGCGTTTACGCTTCCGTTCAAGAACCTGCGTGGGCCGGACCCGGCGTCGGGCTTCTTCGGCTCGTTGTTCACGGTGGGATCGAAACCGATTGGGCGGCGATACATGTCTCTCACAAAGGAATATGACGCATCGACTGTTCGGTTCAGGGGGTTGATTGGGCGGTGGAGGATTGCGTCGACGGACATTACGGCCATCTCACATGTGTTGAGGCATACGGGACAGTGGCATCGCAATGAGGGGTTCAATGGCCTTATTGCAAGGGTGACGGGGTTCAATGTCCTCTGtgttgaggatgaggcgcATCGCCGTCAACGAAGGATTCTCAATTCGGCTTTCAATGGCACAAGCGTTAATGCCATGATGCCCATGTTCTGGGAGGAGGCTTATGACCTCAAGGCCAACGTCAACAAGGTATGTCTCTCTCCCCAACAACGCCTAATGGCAGAtgctcaagggcgacggcgacgacacCGAGATCGACATGCTCCAGGTATACATCCGCACTGCGATGGACATTATCGGGCGCGCGGGCTTCAACTATTACTTTGAGAAAcacaagggcaaggacggcgagaaCCCGCTCTCCAAGGCGTTCAACGACATGATCAATGGCATGTTTGAGAACAAGCGTCTTGTGATTGTACAGAGCATCTTCCCACAGGCGCTTGATATGGTGAGTCATCCCACTCGCCACGGCTAACTCCAGCCCACGGCCAATGCGAAGCGCGTCGCCAAGTCCCGCGCCGTGCTGGACGGCATCGCACGCGACATTGTCAACTCGCGCCGTGCCGAGATTGCGCGCGACAAGATTtcgctcgacaaggactCGTatgagggcaaggacgtGATTTCGCTCTGCCTGCGCGCCAACATGAGCGCCAGCGAACGTGATAGAAtgaccgaggccgagatcgagggACAGATTGGCGCGCTTATGCTTGCTGGAAACGAAACTAGCGCAACGGCTCTTAGTTGGGCTACACTGCACCTTGTCCAGAACCCCGACATCCAGGCCAAGTTGCGTGAAGAAGTCATGAGTGTcccagacgacgagccgaGTCTGTAAGTGTTTGTTTTGGTGTTTGCTGACCGTAGCGAAACCCTCAACTCACTTCCTTACCTTGACCGATGTGTCCGCGAGgttctccgcctcgacccccctctcccgcaAGTAGTCCGTACGGCTGCGGTCGACTGTGTTGTTCCTCTCGGCAAACCCGTCCTTGGTCGTGACGGCAAGCTCATGTCGGAAATCCACGTGTCCAAGGGAACAGACTTTATCGTTCCGATCAACGACATGAACCGTGACCCCCGGATCtggggcgacgacg contains these protein-coding regions:
- a CDS encoding uncharacterized protein (Cytochrome P450), which produces MSTLLSQPLPITLTPLMVGYAAVAMLVLGPIALYLYLYPYTAFTLPFKNLRGPDPASGFFGSLFTVGSKPIGRRYMSLTKEYDASTVRFRGLIGRWRIASTDITAISHVLRHTGQWHRNEGFNGLIARVTGFNVLCVEDEAHRRQRRILNSAFNGTSVNAMMPMFWEEAYDLKANVNKMLKGDGDDTEIDMLQVYIRTAMDIIGRAGFNYYFEKHKGKDGENPLSKAFNDMINGMFENKRLVIVQSIFPQALDMPTANAKRVAKSRAVLDGIARDIVNSRRAEIARDKISLDKDSYEGKDVISLCLRANMSASERDRMTEAEIEGQIGALMLAGNETSATALSWATLHLVQNPDIQAKLREEVMSVPDDEPSLETLNSLPYLDRCVREVLRLDPPLPQVVRTAAVDCVVPLGKPVLGRDGKLMSEIHVSKGTDFIVPINDMNRDPRIWGDDADTFNPDRYDDASIPRTQLPSVWGGLLSFIGGPHHCLGFRFALLEIKAVLFVVVRNFEFAPSGEKEFARFSPSIIQRPVVVGQERKGMQLPVMVRALSAE